Proteins from a single region of Polaromonas sp. JS666:
- the traD gene encoding conjugative transfer system coupling protein TraD (Members of this protein family are the putative conjugative coupling factor, TraD, as the term is used for the SXT and TOL plasmid systems.), giving the protein MRELKADSLFRPVFEGRAALAWSLALLWIVGLALFSNLSGTAMAMMLFFAMFMMVLRYYQAAQVWDYKVRLSGAAIDKVSTSQLDGVQKQLQDSVWLGWGWEWQPSHTQQAYDILKRDTEEIYPPNWFLRLKGVKFDPRGMKGRQWVHGLGTEKDVIVPFTGFAGHTAIAATTGAIKTSLYKLLVYQFVRAGDTVIIIDPKGDKDLKAIGQDAATACGDPSRFISFHPAFPSQGVRFDGLKNWERESQVASRITQIISAGEEGNNFIDFCWQVITSIVACMKIIGRRPTIASILDHIRALDNSEKLCEDVLVQWLTPRVDNFSSQINEKIQSITSAQNAKGGRAKSTFAEKAEPRLLALIAFFKEYQGPKPAEIDSLIGNLESNREWFGKMIVALTPTLTKLSTGDLRGMLSPDYDDPTDLRPIYDMGKVIQEGKIFYMGTDALSDPAVASAIAAFAISDLAAEAGSLYNYTEPGQKRQKRVHLLIDEGSNAICAPLIEICNKGRGAGIHVYLAFQAFSDIVTKMGGDVNAAKRFMANMNNLIVGATQDTDTLDLISDKFGEVDVVSANRSQGSGQKTEDVGLEYSATKSISFSEKNRVMIPRSVLMSMPDLQYVAVVNRAKIFKGRIPILEFQN; this is encoded by the coding sequence ATGCGTGAACTGAAAGCCGACTCACTCTTTCGCCCCGTTTTCGAAGGTCGGGCAGCCTTGGCCTGGTCCCTCGCGCTGCTCTGGATCGTGGGACTCGCGCTGTTTTCCAACCTGTCAGGGACGGCTATGGCGATGATGCTGTTTTTCGCCATGTTCATGATGGTCCTGCGCTACTACCAGGCTGCGCAGGTATGGGACTACAAAGTCCGCCTGTCCGGGGCCGCGATCGACAAAGTCAGCACTTCGCAGCTGGACGGCGTGCAGAAGCAGCTGCAGGACAGCGTATGGCTCGGCTGGGGATGGGAGTGGCAGCCTAGCCATACACAGCAGGCCTACGACATCCTGAAACGGGACACCGAGGAGATCTATCCCCCCAACTGGTTCCTCAGGCTGAAAGGCGTTAAGTTCGATCCGCGCGGCATGAAGGGCCGCCAGTGGGTGCACGGACTCGGCACCGAAAAAGATGTAATTGTTCCGTTCACCGGCTTTGCTGGCCACACGGCCATTGCGGCGACGACAGGTGCGATCAAGACCAGCTTGTACAAACTGCTCGTCTACCAATTCGTGCGCGCGGGCGACACGGTCATCATCATCGACCCGAAAGGGGACAAGGATTTGAAAGCGATTGGACAGGACGCGGCGACCGCCTGCGGGGATCCCTCGCGCTTCATCAGTTTCCATCCGGCATTTCCAAGCCAAGGTGTGCGTTTCGACGGCCTGAAGAACTGGGAGCGTGAATCCCAGGTAGCTTCTCGAATCACGCAGATCATCAGCGCCGGTGAAGAAGGAAACAACTTCATCGACTTTTGCTGGCAGGTTATTACGAGCATTGTGGCCTGCATGAAGATCATTGGGCGCCGGCCGACGATTGCGTCAATCCTCGACCATATCCGCGCCCTGGATAACTCCGAGAAGCTGTGTGAAGACGTCCTGGTCCAGTGGCTCACGCCTCGCGTCGACAACTTCTCGTCGCAAATCAACGAGAAGATCCAAAGCATCACGTCCGCGCAGAACGCGAAGGGCGGCAGAGCCAAGTCCACCTTCGCAGAGAAGGCTGAACCGCGACTGTTGGCCTTGATCGCCTTCTTCAAGGAATACCAGGGTCCGAAACCAGCGGAGATCGATAGCCTCATTGGCAATCTGGAGTCAAACCGCGAGTGGTTCGGGAAGATGATCGTTGCCCTGACGCCAACGCTGACAAAGCTGTCCACCGGAGACCTTCGCGGGATGCTCTCGCCGGACTATGACGATCCGACGGATCTCCGGCCTATCTATGACATGGGGAAGGTCATTCAGGAGGGGAAGATCTTCTACATGGGCACGGACGCCCTATCGGATCCGGCCGTGGCCTCCGCAATCGCCGCATTTGCGATTTCGGATCTTGCCGCCGAAGCGGGCTCTCTCTACAACTACACCGAGCCCGGGCAGAAGCGCCAAAAGCGCGTTCACCTTCTAATCGACGAAGGGTCGAATGCGATCTGCGCGCCGCTCATTGAGATCTGCAACAAGGGGCGCGGCGCTGGCATCCACGTCTACCTTGCGTTCCAGGCGTTCAGCGACATCGTCACCAAAATGGGCGGGGATGTGAACGCCGCAAAGCGATTCATGGCCAACATGAACAACCTGATTGTGGGCGCCACACAGGACACCGACACCCTGGACCTGATCTCGGACAAGTTCGGCGAGGTCGACGTCGTTTCGGCCAATCGCTCGCAGGGTTCCGGTCAGAAAACGGAGGACGTTGGGTTGGAGTACTCGGCGACGAAGAGCATCAGCTTTAGCGAAAAGAATCGCGTGATGATCCCACGCAGCGTGCTGATGTCTATGCCTGACCTCCAGTATGTTGCAGTCGTAAACAGGGCCAAGATCTTCAAAGGCCGCATCCCAATTCTCGAATTTCAAAATTAA
- the mnmH gene encoding tRNA 2-selenouridine(34) synthase MnmH — translation MREFTAYDLIIDARSPREFAQDHIPGAVNMPVANDDEYAEVGTLHRTDKMGAYRLGVRYSLRNIERHLAEDFPKYGDRLHILVYCFRGGKRSKLWTDALETIGYKVEKLHGGWKAYRRWVNDQLTEVPTRYRYNVLSGPTGCGKTRLLYALRCAGAQVLDLEEIASHRGSVLGYVPGKSQPSQKYFDSILLRQLSSFDPARPIWVEAESKKIGNVQLPNALLETMRAGSTIQVETEMQQRVSLWRQDYHHFEENPLGMLDLLKFLRPLVGGEEFAAWEALAKQSQMPELFERLMLNHYDPAYRRSILRNYPAIDASPSVALHDLSTAGLLSVAESMRKSFESTLTSMPLNLAH, via the coding sequence ATGCGCGAATTCACGGCTTACGACTTGATAATTGATGCGCGCTCGCCGCGTGAATTTGCGCAGGACCACATTCCAGGCGCAGTAAACATGCCTGTCGCAAATGATGATGAATATGCCGAGGTCGGCACCTTGCACAGGACTGACAAGATGGGGGCATACCGCTTAGGAGTGCGCTATTCGTTAAGGAATATTGAGCGACACCTTGCTGAAGATTTCCCCAAGTACGGTGATCGCCTCCACATACTGGTGTACTGCTTCCGAGGCGGCAAGCGGAGCAAACTATGGACTGATGCATTGGAGACCATCGGTTATAAAGTAGAGAAGCTTCATGGCGGCTGGAAGGCTTATCGCCGATGGGTAAATGACCAACTCACGGAAGTCCCCACACGTTACCGATACAACGTATTGAGCGGCCCCACCGGTTGTGGGAAAACGCGTCTGTTATACGCGCTACGTTGCGCCGGCGCCCAGGTACTCGACCTGGAAGAGATTGCCTCTCATCGCGGTTCGGTCTTGGGCTATGTGCCCGGGAAATCCCAGCCATCGCAAAAGTATTTCGATTCGATCTTGCTGCGTCAACTTTCGAGCTTCGACCCCGCCCGACCTATTTGGGTGGAAGCGGAAAGCAAAAAAATTGGCAATGTCCAGCTTCCGAATGCGTTGCTGGAAACCATGCGAGCCGGATCCACGATTCAGGTTGAAACCGAAATGCAGCAGCGCGTATCGCTCTGGCGTCAGGACTATCACCACTTTGAAGAAAATCCATTAGGCATGCTGGATCTTTTGAAATTTCTGCGTCCGTTAGTCGGTGGTGAAGAGTTTGCAGCGTGGGAAGCGCTAGCAAAGCAGAGTCAAATGCCTGAGCTTTTCGAGCGGCTAATGTTGAATCATTACGACCCAGCTTATCGCAGGTCTATTCTGCGAAACTATCCTGCGATTGACGCTTCCCCTTCAGTTGCGCTTCACGATTTGTCGACGGCCGGGTTGCTTTCGGTGGCTGAATCAATGCGCAAGTCCTTCGAGTCGACCCTTACCTCAATGCCTTTGAATCTCGCCCATTAA
- a CDS encoding CpaF family protein produces MQSQSLALDYLAPVMELLRAADVTEVMINGADKVFVKRYGSKKHRVDIKISDQEISSAITNLASISFREVGVGNATGHKIISAQLPGYRIEAWLSPVAVMGSCLTIRKLGSSVFTLDQLVGRGLLTEAVAAYLTNAVLEEKNIFLAGGTGSGKTTLANSLLAVIPDDQRMIVIETIHELNLRQENVVYFEADSEQGVSVRRLIKSAMRGFPDRIIVGEVRGEEAYDLIYAAKSGHPGTVATLHADDAQSILEKLEDMCIEGQPSLPLISHRKRIASAAHVLGFMSEVTTAKGNELRLCELREVIGLDADGNYATKLIFGYEPDA; encoded by the coding sequence ATGCAATCGCAATCCTTGGCACTCGACTATCTGGCTCCTGTCATGGAGCTCCTGCGCGCGGCTGATGTCACAGAGGTGATGATCAACGGCGCGGACAAAGTCTTCGTCAAGAGATATGGGTCTAAAAAGCACCGGGTCGACATCAAGATCAGTGACCAGGAAATCTCGTCTGCGATCACCAATCTCGCCTCAATCAGCTTTCGCGAGGTAGGCGTTGGCAACGCCACCGGGCACAAGATCATAAGTGCGCAGCTTCCGGGCTACCGGATTGAGGCATGGCTTTCGCCGGTCGCAGTGATGGGATCGTGCCTCACCATTCGGAAGCTGGGCTCTAGCGTGTTCACCCTCGATCAATTGGTGGGCCGGGGCCTACTTACCGAGGCTGTCGCCGCATACCTGACGAATGCGGTGCTTGAGGAGAAGAATATCTTCCTCGCGGGCGGGACCGGCTCAGGGAAGACTACCCTCGCGAATTCCTTGCTTGCGGTTATTCCCGACGACCAGCGAATGATCGTGATCGAGACGATCCACGAGCTCAATCTCCGGCAAGAAAACGTCGTCTACTTCGAGGCTGATAGCGAGCAGGGAGTCTCGGTCAGACGCCTGATCAAATCCGCCATGCGCGGCTTTCCAGACCGGATCATTGTTGGCGAGGTTCGAGGCGAAGAAGCATACGACCTCATTTATGCCGCCAAGTCGGGGCATCCTGGCACTGTGGCGACGCTGCATGCAGACGACGCCCAAAGCATCCTGGAGAAGCTGGAAGACATGTGCATTGAGGGCCAGCCCAGCCTGCCGCTCATATCTCACCGCAAGCGCATTGCCTCGGCCGCCCACGTCTTGGGGTTTATGTCTGAGGTGACTACTGCCAAGGGCAATGAACTTCGATTGTGCGAGCTGCGCGAAGTGATTGGCCTCGATGCCGACGGCAACTACGCCACCAAACTCATTTTTGGATACGAGCCCGATGCCTAG
- the mobH gene encoding MobH family relaxase: MSIFNIFTRKAAAPLAPIVEQRATLANSSRWQASKASLEAIYPPLDPGLPVIDAEQLLHGAEAKLKRLVEIAGGTASEFERLYMTPIRLLASHVHLLPATSSSHYSGPGGLFNMSLDIALMARQAAEGKIFVPESTIEERHRTIGAWRYSAFLAGLLSQLHLPVGQMTVTVADGTQWPKYGVPLLTWLKERSADRYFVIWHEKARVTGAEGASVLSAIVPPEIMNWLSQTDSQIIRDLNVAATREMLAADSILGKVLNGVIGRVKEVEALQHPARFGRLTIGTQFEIHLLNALRELIEEREWKLNDPNGCLFWGSDGLYVAWPRGLEDVTSIFAKRQLKGMPLSSVTLAEMLGQSGVVIGKDTGVWVHDIVVGAEKYVVSAMRFKDPAVLLGHLDFQPVPSPYGKAMVEAQAEQLTLAAARTVDAVNTPRAAGAAAEQPSALVADAPTTQVKVTTSAASPSANKESSAHKVPPALVVSTDSVEVGGDSSPHPGKRVPQDWLKRLKMKDDDDTANALGMVIEQSLAYRGDRVKVLDWGVAICVNWLTNTAGYDLADVLNPLERVGVIARNPQEKGVALVSKVVFSDSPTPRMAFAVKLDFAAKVGMAIDAKV, from the coding sequence ATGTCCATCTTCAATATTTTCACCCGCAAGGCAGCGGCGCCACTCGCTCCAATCGTCGAACAACGGGCCACTCTTGCGAACAGCTCTCGCTGGCAGGCGTCCAAGGCCAGTCTTGAGGCGATTTATCCTCCGCTAGACCCTGGCCTGCCTGTAATCGATGCGGAGCAGCTCCTGCACGGTGCGGAGGCGAAGCTAAAACGTCTTGTCGAGATTGCCGGCGGTACGGCGAGCGAGTTCGAGCGGCTTTACATGACACCGATTCGGCTCCTGGCCAGTCATGTCCACCTACTGCCCGCCACTTCCTCGTCGCACTACAGCGGACCAGGTGGACTTTTCAACATGAGCCTGGACATCGCGCTGATGGCCAGGCAGGCGGCCGAGGGAAAGATCTTCGTCCCTGAATCTACGATTGAGGAACGCCACCGGACCATCGGTGCATGGAGATACTCCGCCTTCTTGGCCGGGCTGCTTTCGCAGTTGCACCTTCCCGTAGGACAAATGACTGTGACCGTCGCCGACGGGACTCAGTGGCCAAAGTATGGTGTTCCACTTCTCACGTGGCTGAAGGAGCGATCTGCCGATCGATACTTCGTAATCTGGCACGAGAAGGCGCGCGTTACCGGCGCTGAGGGCGCTTCGGTCCTTTCTGCGATCGTCCCTCCCGAAATCATGAACTGGTTGTCCCAGACAGATTCCCAAATTATTCGAGATCTGAATGTCGCAGCAACTCGGGAAATGCTGGCTGCCGACAGCATTCTTGGAAAGGTCTTGAACGGCGTCATTGGGCGGGTTAAAGAGGTCGAGGCCCTGCAACATCCCGCACGATTCGGGCGCCTTACCATCGGCACCCAGTTTGAGATTCACCTCCTGAATGCGCTGCGCGAGCTGATCGAAGAGAGGGAGTGGAAGCTCAATGATCCAAACGGTTGCCTGTTCTGGGGGTCCGATGGACTCTACGTGGCGTGGCCACGCGGGCTTGAGGACGTAACTTCGATTTTTGCGAAGCGGCAGCTCAAGGGAATGCCGCTTTCTTCGGTAACGCTTGCGGAGATGTTGGGTCAAAGCGGTGTGGTCATTGGCAAGGATACAGGCGTGTGGGTGCACGACATTGTGGTCGGAGCCGAGAAGTATGTTGTGTCGGCCATGCGTTTCAAAGATCCGGCTGTGCTGTTGGGTCACCTCGACTTCCAACCCGTTCCGTCCCCCTATGGGAAGGCTATGGTTGAGGCTCAGGCCGAGCAGTTGACCCTGGCTGCCGCCCGTACGGTGGATGCGGTGAACACGCCTCGCGCGGCCGGCGCTGCTGCAGAGCAGCCATCCGCACTAGTTGCTGACGCGCCGACCACGCAGGTGAAGGTGACTACATCGGCAGCAAGCCCTTCGGCCAATAAAGAGAGTTCCGCCCACAAGGTGCCGCCGGCGCTCGTAGTCTCGACCGATTCAGTGGAGGTGGGAGGCGATTCAAGTCCACACCCAGGAAAGCGTGTTCCTCAAGACTGGCTCAAGCGTCTGAAGATGAAAGATGACGATGACACGGCCAACGCCTTGGGCATGGTCATCGAGCAAAGTCTTGCATATCGCGGAGACCGAGTGAAGGTTCTTGATTGGGGGGTGGCAATTTGTGTCAACTGGCTCACGAACACGGCAGGCTATGACCTGGCAGATGTGTTGAACCCGCTCGAACGAGTTGGCGTGATTGCAAGGAATCCTCAGGAAAAAGGTGTGGCCTTAGTCTCCAAGGTTGTGTTTTCTGACTCGCCAACTCCCCGTATGGCATTCGCGGTGAAGCTCGACTTCGCCGCCAAGGTCGGGATGGCCATTGATGCAAAGGTTTGA
- a CDS encoding VirB3 family type IV secretion system protein — MRASLIHSSLNRRRAVMGVPITIFGVESLLLVLMLGGGMYAFLLILLPIHFSARWMHSRDDGAFEAMFTYMREQDVYDPWHRPATTTKRPAGYGKDLQC, encoded by the coding sequence ATGCGTGCATCCCTAATCCACTCAAGCCTCAACCGCCGTCGGGCGGTCATGGGGGTTCCGATCACCATATTCGGGGTGGAGTCGCTGCTTCTTGTTCTCATGTTGGGCGGCGGGATGTACGCCTTTTTGCTGATTCTCCTCCCCATCCATTTCTCCGCCCGGTGGATGCACTCGCGCGACGACGGAGCGTTTGAGGCCATGTTCACCTACATGCGGGAGCAAGACGTCTACGACCCCTGGCATCGGCCGGCAACGACCACCAAGCGCCCTGCCGGCTACGGGAAAGACCTTCAATGCTGA
- a CDS encoding VirB4 family type IV secretion system protein: MLNLKSLIRDYNKEVGSYPELVPWFGQITPGLVICMDGSLLAMFEYDGIDLQSTEGDQHDQASNSMEIALRAFDDRNIGWFYVDKRRRTFLGAATGENVVARGVDDAWRESVDDGSLSEIRHYIAIAFRPFRGTMGFFDEISSTMMDEHRSLPAAIAKTISSKLRMEKGIEKMQGKIIGATAAFESQISSFMGTLTTLNARRLTDQELLCSLSDRVNLATPRTKVSCGPLPSYLNTLLVTDTLKRADGGILEFVGATRSQFVQMLSVKGLPQVINNEDVEALLSLQGDFSVVQQYRFLDREKAKAYINDCEHHYRSSIKSPMTQAFERLSGNESDSIDMGMLALAEDSSAALAELTGDGVNFGYHTMAVMAIGRDRRDLDITLKGIAGLYSNLGYGVVREVVNQVGAFCATIPGGGDSTVRTSMVSTRNLSDMSLVRSIKSGSSQNEYLTEQLGSPQEALCLFPTTSGVPEYFNFHVGDVGHFAIIGGTGAGKTTLLNLLIMMWQKYRGARTIVIDKDESCFITIKSMGGSYISIDPEKARAKMNPLRWIKNPNSWAKVASWIEGAMSVYGNEAITAQQSTLITQVISQLATREPHRHTLGNFHAQLNGLNQDLAARLAPFVAVAGSANTQSSGSKYAHLFDGYEDGFAAQLAADSSGIIGIDVNALLKDEKLAPCVIEYLFMAIDEMIDGLSPTMIYLEEGWYLLQNERFKGVYEDYLRTLRKRRAIIGLATQSVFDIEKVKLSAAFNDNVRTRIYLPSAKAKSAAKVYIDYLGLTAEHVDVLANAIPKRHYMIEQDGRIRLIDVSLPPEILAHTRSDPRAKLVFKKLLDEGFEGQELSQAYVKTLLNH; encoded by the coding sequence ATGCTGAATTTGAAATCGTTGATTCGCGACTACAACAAAGAGGTTGGGTCCTACCCTGAACTTGTACCCTGGTTCGGCCAGATCACGCCCGGCTTGGTGATATGCATGGACGGTTCCTTGCTGGCCATGTTTGAGTACGACGGCATCGACCTCCAAAGTACCGAGGGCGATCAGCATGATCAGGCCTCTAACTCGATGGAGATCGCACTGCGGGCGTTCGATGATCGAAATATCGGCTGGTTCTACGTGGACAAGCGCCGGCGCACCTTCCTTGGTGCCGCGACTGGGGAGAACGTGGTTGCGCGCGGTGTGGACGACGCCTGGCGGGAATCCGTTGACGATGGCTCGCTTTCGGAGATTCGCCACTATATTGCGATAGCATTTCGGCCGTTTCGCGGCACGATGGGTTTCTTTGACGAGATTTCATCGACCATGATGGACGAGCACAGGAGCCTTCCTGCTGCTATTGCCAAAACGATCTCGTCCAAGCTTAGGATGGAGAAGGGCATCGAGAAGATGCAAGGCAAAATTATCGGTGCGACGGCTGCATTTGAGTCGCAGATATCTTCATTCATGGGGACGCTTACGACCTTGAACGCGCGGCGCCTTACCGATCAAGAGCTTCTCTGTAGTCTAAGCGACCGCGTGAATCTTGCGACCCCTCGCACCAAGGTGTCGTGTGGGCCACTTCCGAGCTACCTAAATACGTTGCTCGTCACCGACACCCTGAAGAGGGCAGACGGCGGCATTTTGGAGTTCGTTGGGGCTACGCGCTCGCAGTTCGTTCAGATGTTGAGTGTGAAAGGTCTGCCGCAGGTCATCAACAACGAAGACGTCGAAGCCCTGCTGTCCCTTCAAGGCGATTTTTCCGTCGTGCAGCAATATCGCTTCCTTGACCGGGAGAAGGCAAAGGCATACATAAACGATTGCGAACATCACTACCGGTCTTCAATCAAGTCACCGATGACACAGGCCTTCGAGCGCCTAAGCGGCAACGAGTCCGACTCGATTGACATGGGCATGTTAGCCCTTGCGGAAGATTCATCGGCTGCCCTGGCGGAATTGACGGGCGATGGGGTCAATTTTGGATACCACACGATGGCTGTCATGGCGATTGGGCGGGACCGCCGGGACCTGGACATTACCTTAAAGGGAATAGCGGGCCTCTATTCAAATTTGGGCTACGGTGTGGTACGGGAGGTCGTGAACCAGGTGGGCGCCTTCTGCGCAACGATTCCAGGGGGCGGCGACTCAACCGTGCGAACCTCTATGGTATCCACTCGGAACTTGTCCGACATGTCCCTGGTCCGGTCGATAAAGTCGGGATCGTCACAGAACGAGTATTTGACGGAACAGCTGGGCTCTCCTCAGGAAGCCCTCTGCCTCTTCCCTACGACCAGTGGAGTGCCGGAATATTTCAATTTCCACGTCGGTGACGTCGGCCATTTTGCAATCATTGGTGGGACCGGTGCCGGCAAGACCACATTGCTGAATTTGCTGATCATGATGTGGCAGAAATACAGAGGTGCTCGAACAATTGTGATCGACAAGGATGAGAGTTGCTTCATCACAATCAAGTCGATGGGAGGCTCATATATCAGCATTGACCCTGAGAAGGCCCGTGCAAAGATGAATCCCCTTCGGTGGATAAAGAACCCAAATTCATGGGCGAAGGTAGCGTCCTGGATCGAGGGTGCGATGTCAGTTTATGGAAACGAGGCCATCACGGCGCAGCAATCAACGCTGATAACCCAAGTTATTTCTCAACTTGCTACGCGCGAACCACACCGGCACACGCTCGGCAACTTCCATGCTCAACTGAACGGACTGAACCAGGATCTCGCCGCGAGGCTCGCACCGTTCGTTGCAGTTGCCGGATCCGCGAATACCCAAAGCTCAGGGTCGAAGTACGCCCACCTTTTCGATGGCTATGAAGATGGGTTTGCAGCGCAACTCGCCGCTGACTCAAGCGGAATCATCGGCATTGACGTGAATGCTTTGTTGAAAGATGAAAAGCTTGCGCCGTGTGTGATCGAGTATCTTTTCATGGCGATTGACGAGATGATCGATGGACTCTCGCCAACAATGATCTACCTGGAGGAGGGGTGGTATCTGCTTCAAAATGAGCGTTTCAAGGGTGTCTACGAAGACTACTTGAGGACATTACGGAAGCGGAGGGCAATCATTGGCCTCGCTACGCAGTCGGTTTTTGACATCGAGAAGGTAAAGCTCTCTGCTGCGTTCAACGACAACGTTCGCACCAGAATTTACCTGCCAAGCGCAAAGGCTAAATCTGCCGCGAAGGTATATATCGATTATCTGGGTCTCACAGCTGAGCACGTCGACGTGCTCGCGAACGCCATACCCAAGCGCCATTACATGATCGAGCAGGACGGTCGTATTCGCTTGATCGATGTCTCGTTACCGCCAGAAATCCTTGCACATACCCGGTCCGATCCGCGGGCGAAACTTGTGTTCAAGAAGCTTCTCGATGAGGGCTTTGAAGGCCAGGAACTGTCCCAAGCCTATGTCAAAACCCTATTGAACCACTGA
- a CDS encoding TrbC/VirB2 family protein has protein sequence MFSSINKPAQSLDQAIRLFIVLLAAFILTSAPEHAYAQSTSFSLPGLDNVLCGIYTYLAKKILFYVALIVAIVGILAYLLKMDKGVWGTLFVIALLIGIAQGLGSVLSSLGSFDVQCAAIR, from the coding sequence ATGTTTTCGTCCATTAACAAACCCGCGCAATCCCTCGACCAGGCAATCCGGCTCTTTATCGTGCTGCTGGCGGCCTTTATCCTGACCTCGGCACCAGAGCATGCCTATGCTCAATCAACCAGTTTCTCTCTTCCGGGCCTGGACAATGTGCTTTGTGGCATCTACACCTATCTCGCCAAGAAGATCCTCTTCTATGTGGCGCTGATCGTGGCCATCGTCGGTATCCTGGCCTATCTGCTGAAGATGGACAAGGGCGTGTGGGGCACGCTCTTCGTCATCGCGCTGTTGATCGGAATTGCCCAGGGTCTGGGCTCGGTCCTGAGCTCACTTGGTTCGTTCGACGTGCAGTGCGCAGCTATCCGTTAA
- a CDS encoding DUF4400 domain-containing protein has product MKSTSHIGFWIILALVGIFVVPFLVSAENLLTSLKREQASIARVFGDHYTDEITSAANLAHSLIFGTTGVQAGLNNLQHSQDDTRLAHQVGSNVATYFAQEADSKVRALSVQLYSVILRLIVLLAWLLILLPFVVAVIFDGFQMRHVKFASLGHQNPTAFSLGFHITILLCAVPLLSIIIPTYVVTPLFMPFWVIATALPFSFAIRHTQPIFTR; this is encoded by the coding sequence ATGAAAAGCACATCACACATAGGGTTCTGGATCATCCTTGCCCTTGTTGGCATCTTCGTCGTCCCGTTTCTGGTGTCAGCTGAGAACCTTCTAACAAGCCTCAAGCGCGAGCAGGCGTCAATTGCGCGCGTGTTCGGTGACCACTACACCGACGAGATTACCAGCGCGGCAAATCTCGCTCACTCGCTTATCTTCGGCACCACCGGTGTTCAGGCCGGTCTGAACAACCTGCAGCACTCCCAGGATGACACGCGATTGGCTCACCAGGTTGGGAGCAATGTGGCGACGTATTTCGCGCAGGAAGCAGACTCAAAAGTGCGGGCGCTTTCAGTGCAGCTCTACAGCGTAATTTTGCGGCTCATAGTCCTTCTCGCCTGGCTTCTGATACTTCTGCCCTTTGTTGTAGCGGTGATATTTGACGGGTTTCAGATGCGACATGTGAAGTTTGCAAGCTTGGGACATCAGAACCCTACCGCTTTTAGCCTCGGGTTTCACATCACCATCCTCCTCTGCGCGGTACCGTTGCTCAGCATCATCATCCCGACCTATGTTGTCACTCCACTCTTCATGCCGTTCTGGGTGATCGCCACGGCGCTTCCTTTCAGCTTCGCTATTCGCCACACTCAGCCGATCTTCACGCGCTGA